In one window of Microbacterium natoriense DNA:
- a CDS encoding cell division initiation protein yields MSESPAENDFFDKLIDETPREQPGGFTASFRGYDKAEVDSALTTLRNQLQQMKADLADAEARHEDTLEAVRAEERSARELLEAELTAAKAQASDAEDRVSTLTNELVDAPRPEGKDAPSREQFEAILRVAEEQANVLIQNAAVQADRLMAAAREEVAAQRAEADADATRIIAHAQHDADQIRLKVDTEFTAHEARLEREAAHAAEKVHQASQEATAIRTEAEKGAAALRALVTRETEQLRADAEREVREMNARVLEFEETLTRRQDDAQQEFLLLHNQAVAHAERITTDANEQVAASLDHAQRISAKADDYERLMRTQAAAIEADAQVRARDALERARVKSQKIVESVTGHTSTVLRDAEDHARKLRWQQQQLASFMAEVRELIRPDGVFSDETPAAAPTASAAASAATSAGVADLADADVDDDDIETYVAEVVEADPSDVFLGDEVLEDELLDDDAATIDGKITIDVVEVDESASR; encoded by the coding sequence ATGAGCGAGTCCCCCGCCGAGAACGACTTCTTCGACAAGTTGATCGACGAGACTCCGCGCGAACAGCCTGGCGGCTTCACCGCCTCGTTCCGCGGCTATGACAAGGCGGAAGTCGATTCCGCGCTGACCACGCTGCGCAACCAGCTGCAGCAGATGAAAGCCGATCTCGCCGATGCCGAGGCCCGCCATGAGGACACGCTCGAAGCGGTGCGCGCCGAGGAGCGCTCTGCGCGCGAACTGCTCGAGGCCGAGCTGACGGCGGCGAAGGCGCAGGCTTCGGATGCCGAGGACCGCGTCTCCACGCTGACGAACGAGCTCGTCGACGCTCCTCGCCCCGAGGGCAAGGACGCTCCGTCGCGCGAGCAGTTCGAGGCGATCCTGCGGGTCGCGGAGGAACAGGCGAACGTCCTCATCCAGAACGCCGCGGTGCAGGCCGACCGCCTGATGGCCGCGGCTCGCGAAGAGGTCGCGGCGCAGCGCGCCGAGGCTGACGCCGACGCGACGCGCATCATCGCGCACGCCCAGCACGACGCCGACCAGATCCGCCTGAAGGTCGACACCGAGTTCACCGCGCACGAAGCGCGCCTCGAGCGCGAGGCCGCGCACGCCGCCGAGAAGGTGCACCAGGCCTCGCAGGAGGCCACGGCCATCCGCACCGAGGCTGAGAAGGGCGCCGCCGCGCTGCGCGCTCTCGTCACCCGCGAGACCGAGCAGCTGCGGGCCGACGCCGAGCGCGAGGTCCGCGAGATGAACGCCCGCGTCCTGGAGTTCGAAGAGACCCTCACCCGTCGCCAGGACGACGCGCAGCAGGAGTTCCTTCTGCTGCACAACCAGGCCGTCGCCCACGCCGAGCGCATCACGACCGATGCGAACGAGCAGGTCGCCGCGTCTCTCGACCACGCCCAGCGGATCTCGGCGAAGGCAGACGACTACGAGCGCCTGATGCGCACCCAGGCCGCGGCCATCGAAGCCGACGCCCAGGTCCGCGCCCGCGACGCTCTCGAGCGCGCCCGCGTGAAGTCGCAGAAGATCGTCGAGTCGGTCACCGGCCACACCTCGACCGTGCTCCGCGACGCAGAGGACCACGCCCGCAAGCTCCGCTGGCAGCAGCAGCAGCTCGCGAGCTTCATGGCGGAGGTGCGAGAGCTCATCCGCCCCGACGGCGTCTTCAGCGACGAGACCCCCGCCGCCGCGCCGACGGCGAGTGCCGCGGCATCCGCCGCCACGAGCGCCGGCGTCGCCGACCTGGCCGATGCCGACGTCGATGACGACGACATCGAGACGTACGTGGCCGAGGTCGTCGAGGCCGACCCGTCTGACGTGTTCCTCGGCGATGAGGTTCTCGAGGACGAGCTCCTCGATGACGACGCCGCGACGATCGACGGCAAGATCACGATCGATGTGGTCGAGGTCGACGAGTCCGCTTCGCGCTGA